The stretch of DNA ACAGTCCTTCCGACATTAATGAGTGGCGGTACTTTAGTCTTGCAACGCTACTTTAACGGAGAAGCACTGAATGAACTCATTGCTCGGTATCATCCCGATTTCCTCATTATGATTCCTACCATGTATTACAGCACATTAACACAACCTAATTTTAATCCGGATGACTTTAGAGCAATGAAATATGTCATTCAAGGCGGCTCGCAACCCTTGCCAAGTATCCAACAGGCTTTCAAAAAATATGGCATCAATATTATCAATGGGTACGGTTTAACTGAAGCACCTCTTGTCATGGTCAACACGCCTGAAAACGCACGTCATAAACCAATGAGCATTGGAAAATCTGTCATGTTTGTCGATGCGAAGGTTTTAGACGATGATAAAAATGAAGTTGCAAATGGAGAAATTGGCGAACTGGCGATTCGAGCAAAAAATGTCACACCTGGCTATTGGAACAAACCAGAAGAAACCGCTAAAATTTTCCACGATCGTTATTTACTCACTGGAGATTTAGCGAAAAAAGATGAAGATGGCGATATTTTCATTATCGACCGTAAAAAAGAGCTCATCATTACAGGCGGAGAAAATGTGTTGCCGTCTGAAGTTGAAAATGCGCTTGCTGAACATCCGCTGATTGATCGCTGTGTTGTTGTCGGTTACGACCACCCTAAATATGGAGAGTCGATTGCGGCAGCGATTATTTTAAGGGAACAACCTGAAGATTACGTCGAACAACTGGATCAACATATGCGTGAACGCTTAGCCGGCTATAAAGTGCCACGCATGTATGTCCCTGTTACGCATATGCCACTCAACTCAACACAAAAACCGGATAAATTAGCCATTACAAAAATGATGAATGATAAAGCATCCCAACAATAACATGTTCGGCTTTTAGTTCGAACAATGAGGAGGTCTTCATATGACTATAGAAAGAGAAGCAACATTAAAACAATTATATCCTGAAGATATTTTAAGCATTGCAAAAGGATTAACAGACGGTGAAGTGACTTTATTACAACAACTCAACGACTTGCTGGAAAGTAAATACCGCCCAGACATTAACCAACATTGGGTCGATGCAACAGTACCTGAAGATTACTTTAAAGATATCGGCGCACTGAATTACTTTACGAATCCGCTCCTCTATGAAGGACGCGACAATGCGAAAACACCGAGTCAACTGTTCCAATTCTTCATGTCATATACGATTGCACGCTTTGACGTCTCACTCGCCACTTTACTCGGCGTGCATCAAGGTTTGGGTCATAATACATTTCTCTTTGGTGGAAGCCCTGAACAAGTCGCAAAATACGTCCCTCGACTTCAGTCCCATGACTTGCGCACTTGTTTCGCACTCACTGAACCGAATCATGGGTCAGATGTGGCTGGAGGACTTGAAACCGTTGCCGTCCGTCAAGGTGATGAGTGGATCATTAACGGGGCGAAAAAATGGATTGGTGGTGCGCATGTATCCGATGTCATTCCGGTCTTTGCGGTCAATAAAGACACGGGAAAACCGCACTGCTTTATCGTGACGCCAGATCAAGACGGTGTCGATATTGATATCCTTCAACATAAAATTGCACTACGTATCGTGCCGAATGCCGAAATTCGACTCAACAACGTCAAAGTCAAAGAAACAGACCGCTTACAAAATATTACGAGCTTCAAAGACATTGCTAAGATCTTATATTCTACACGTGCGGGTGTGGCCTATATGGCAACGGGTGCAATGGCAGGCACGTTGAAAGCTACACTCAACTATGTCAAAACAAGACAGCAATTCGGTAAAGCAATCAGTCAATACCAACTCGTACAAGAAAAATTGGCCATGATTCATGGAAACTTAACACATGCAATGGCAATGAGCGCACAACTCGCACGCATGCAGGAAAATGGTGAATATGATGAAGTCGCGACTTCCACAGCAAAAATGATGAACGCCTTACGCCTTCGCGAATCTGTAGCAATGGGTCGTGGTATCACAGGAGGTAACGGTATCCTCGCTGGCGAACAAGATATCGCACGATTTTTCTCAGATGCTGAAGCCATTTATACGTATGAAGGCACACACGAAATGAATGCGCTCGTTATTGGTCGTGCACTCACAGGGCAATCCGCTTTCGTATAAAACCGAAATGGGATCAGTGAAAAAGCCAAAAATGGGAGGAATTTACAATGACAATTAGAAAAGTAACAGTCCTCGGTGCAGGAACAATGGGCGCACAGCTTGCCGCTGTTCTAGTCAATGCAGGACTTAAAGTCAAATTATTAGATCTCGTGATAGATGACGATCACCCAAACAAAATCGCGAAAGCGGCTTATGATAAAATCACTCACCCTAAGAAGCCATTATTGTTTGACCTTGCACTCGCGCCAAATCTCACATATGGCAATTTTAGAGATGATTTAGTAGATGACGATGCAGATTTATATTTAGAAGCAGTGAAAGAGGATTTAAAAGTCAAGCATCAATTATGGAAACAAGTCGCTCAAACAGCCAAACGAGAAGCCTTATTTGCGACAAATACTTCAGGAATTCCAATAGAAGCAATTGCTCAAGTGTTCCATTCGGAGGATCAGGCACGGTTTTTCGGCTTACATTTCTTCAATCCACCGCGCATTATGAAATTAGTCGAACTCATTCCTACGTCACATACCGATCAAACGATATTGGATGACGTAAAATCGTTTACGCAAGAAGTCCTCGGTAAAGGGGTCATTACTGCTAACGATGTCCC from Staphylococcus lutrae encodes:
- a CDS encoding acyl-CoA dehydrogenase family protein — protein: MTIEREATLKQLYPEDILSIAKGLTDGEVTLLQQLNDLLESKYRPDINQHWVDATVPEDYFKDIGALNYFTNPLLYEGRDNAKTPSQLFQFFMSYTIARFDVSLATLLGVHQGLGHNTFLFGGSPEQVAKYVPRLQSHDLRTCFALTEPNHGSDVAGGLETVAVRQGDEWIINGAKKWIGGAHVSDVIPVFAVNKDTGKPHCFIVTPDQDGVDIDILQHKIALRIVPNAEIRLNNVKVKETDRLQNITSFKDIAKILYSTRAGVAYMATGAMAGTLKATLNYVKTRQQFGKAISQYQLVQEKLAMIHGNLTHAMAMSAQLARMQENGEYDEVATSTAKMMNALRLRESVAMGRGITGGNGILAGEQDIARFFSDAEAIYTYEGTHEMNALVIGRALTGQSAFV
- a CDS encoding class I adenylate-forming enzyme family protein, with protein sequence MNFDWIKTRADFDVEKPAVIDPFKGTQWTYQDLNKRADNMAHYLESQGIQKGDVVGVLAPNDIALLDLLFACFKMGAVYLPINWRLNPKEIAAIVEDSTLKLLFYAEKHLSSLNLVDAKYLHMDIDSDIYNQIVDPTQHSVYKAIALESTDLAALIYTSGTTGVPKGVMFSYESFVHNGANIELTYKFNSDYLTIIATPMFHVLGFNDTVLPTLMSGGTLVLQRYFNGEALNELIARYHPDFLIMIPTMYYSTLTQPNFNPDDFRAMKYVIQGGSQPLPSIQQAFKKYGINIINGYGLTEAPLVMVNTPENARHKPMSIGKSVMFVDAKVLDDDKNEVANGEIGELAIRAKNVTPGYWNKPEETAKIFHDRYLLTGDLAKKDEDGDIFIIDRKKELIITGGENVLPSEVENALAEHPLIDRCVVVGYDHPKYGESIAAAIILREQPEDYVEQLDQHMRERLAGYKVPRMYVPVTHMPLNSTQKPDKLAITKMMNDKASQQ